Proteins from a genomic interval of Luteibacter pinisoli:
- a CDS encoding MBL fold metallo-hydrolase has translation MKRTSILALALGMACGSAWAQAPTKPVSPVIMINKAAATTPIATTPLRGPLSMLSGSGGNITVLTGKDGKLMVDAGIAVSRPRVEAALTAISNAPIKYVINTHYHWDHTDGNPWVHEDGATIVATAGTVKRVSETTRVDDWDFTFPPLAAGGIPTEILKANKTYHFDGQTVEVRLLEPSHTDTDLYVVFKEANVASLGDLFWNGVYPFIDNENGGGIDGMIKADDAILAKLNDDVVLVPGHGPVGTKKQFKAFRDMLAGIRDKVAALKKQGKSRDEVVAAKPTAAWDEVYGHFVIDPDFFTRIVYDGLK, from the coding sequence ATGAAACGCACCAGCATCCTGGCCCTTGCACTCGGCATGGCCTGTGGCTCGGCCTGGGCCCAGGCGCCCACCAAGCCGGTCAGTCCCGTCATCATGATCAACAAGGCCGCGGCCACTACGCCGATCGCCACCACGCCCTTGCGTGGGCCGCTGAGCATGCTCTCCGGCTCGGGCGGCAATATCACCGTGCTGACCGGCAAGGACGGCAAGCTGATGGTCGACGCCGGCATCGCCGTGTCCCGCCCACGCGTCGAGGCCGCGCTGACCGCGATCAGCAATGCGCCGATCAAGTACGTGATCAACACGCACTACCACTGGGATCACACGGACGGTAATCCATGGGTGCATGAGGATGGCGCCACCATCGTGGCCACGGCAGGCACGGTGAAGCGCGTCTCGGAGACGACGCGTGTCGACGATTGGGACTTCACCTTCCCCCCGCTCGCCGCGGGCGGCATCCCCACCGAGATCCTGAAGGCGAACAAGACGTATCACTTCGACGGCCAGACGGTGGAAGTGCGCCTGCTTGAGCCCTCGCATACCGATACCGACCTGTACGTCGTCTTCAAGGAAGCGAACGTCGCCTCGCTGGGCGACCTGTTCTGGAACGGCGTCTATCCGTTCATCGACAACGAGAACGGTGGCGGCATTGACGGGATGATCAAGGCCGACGATGCCATCCTGGCGAAGCTCAACGACGACGTGGTGCTCGTGCCGGGACACGGCCCGGTGGGCACGAAGAAGCAGTTCAAGGCGTTCCGCGACATGCTCGCGGGCATCCGCGACAAGGTGGCTGCGCTGAAGAAACAGGGCAAGTCACGGGACGAGGTGGTGGCGGCGAAGCCGACGGCGGCGTGGGATGAGGTGTACGGCCACTTTGTCATCGACCCGGACTTCTTCACCCGCATCGTCTACGACGGCCTGAAATAG
- a CDS encoding LysR family transcriptional regulator: protein MDHLLAMRVFGRLVETGGFGRAADSLELPKSTVTKLIQGLEAQLGVRLFERTTRRVTVTTEGAAYYERTRLWLAELDEFETTLAGGRSSPVGNLRIDTGGSVAACLILPELPSFRARYPGIRLKVGVTDRTVDLIGEGIDCAIRSTADDPNLVTRKIAEVPWTMCATPDYLARRGTPRHPDDLARDGHDIVGYFSARSGRVQPLRFLDRDREVGAELTAVVEVNESNAHTAATLAGLGIAQALSFAVAPSIARGELLPVLAEWQPEPLPVYVVYPSDRRHNARLRAFVEWLAETLPARVAALA from the coding sequence TTGGACCACCTTCTTGCCATGCGCGTGTTTGGCCGCCTCGTCGAAACCGGCGGCTTCGGCCGGGCCGCCGACAGCCTCGAGCTGCCCAAGTCCACGGTGACCAAGCTGATCCAGGGCCTGGAGGCCCAGCTTGGGGTCCGACTGTTCGAACGCACCACGCGGCGGGTCACCGTCACCACCGAGGGCGCCGCCTATTACGAGCGCACCCGGCTGTGGCTGGCCGAGCTGGACGAATTCGAAACCACGCTGGCGGGTGGGCGCAGCAGCCCGGTGGGCAACCTGCGCATCGACACTGGCGGCTCGGTCGCCGCCTGCCTGATCCTCCCGGAGCTTCCGTCGTTCCGGGCGCGCTACCCGGGCATCCGCCTCAAGGTAGGCGTTACCGACCGCACGGTGGACCTCATCGGCGAAGGCATCGACTGCGCCATCCGCAGCACCGCGGACGATCCGAACCTCGTGACCCGGAAGATCGCGGAAGTGCCGTGGACGATGTGCGCCACGCCCGACTACCTCGCCCGGCGTGGCACGCCGCGCCATCCCGACGACCTGGCCCGCGACGGCCATGACATCGTCGGCTATTTCTCGGCGCGCAGCGGCAGGGTCCAGCCCCTGCGTTTCCTCGATCGCGATCGTGAAGTCGGTGCCGAGCTCACCGCCGTCGTCGAGGTGAATGAAAGCAACGCCCACACCGCCGCCACCCTCGCCGGGCTGGGCATCGCGCAGGCGCTCTCCTTCGCCGTCGCGCCGTCCATCGCCCGCGGCGAGTTGCTGCCCGTGCTGGCCGAGTGGCAGCCCGAGCCCCTGCCCGTCTACGTCGTCTACCCCAGCGACCGACGACACAACGCGCGGCTGCGGGCCTTCGTCGAATGGCTGGCCGAGACGCTCCCTGCGCGCGTCGCGGCCCTGGCCTGA
- a CDS encoding SDR family NAD(P)-dependent oxidoreductase: MNTVTSLATSNIHTTRHAGKIALVTGGSSGLGLATAERLVREGATVYITGRRQAELDAAAAAVGATAIQGDIAVAADLDRIFSTIRERSGRLDILFANAGGGEFAPLGQVTEAQFDKYFGINVKGTLFTVQKALELMGPGSAIVLNGSMVSIKGAPAFGVYAATKAALRSFARTWASDLKGRDIRVNVVAPGTIVTPGYSTELGMSEQQIADYAAYVESITPLGRTGQPDEIAKAVSFLASDDASYITGIELFVDGGQAQI, from the coding sequence ATGAACACCGTTACCTCCCTCGCCACCAGCAACATCCACACCACCCGCCACGCCGGCAAGATCGCCCTGGTCACGGGCGGCAGCTCGGGCCTGGGTCTCGCCACGGCCGAGCGCCTCGTCCGCGAAGGCGCCACCGTCTACATCACCGGCCGCCGCCAGGCCGAGCTCGATGCCGCCGCGGCCGCCGTGGGCGCCACCGCCATCCAGGGCGACATTGCCGTGGCCGCCGACCTCGACCGCATCTTCAGCACCATCCGCGAGCGCAGCGGTCGCCTCGATATCCTGTTCGCCAATGCCGGCGGTGGTGAGTTCGCGCCGCTGGGCCAGGTCACCGAAGCGCAGTTCGACAAGTACTTCGGCATCAACGTGAAGGGCACGCTGTTCACCGTGCAGAAGGCGCTGGAACTGATGGGCCCGGGCTCGGCCATCGTGCTCAACGGATCGATGGTGTCGATCAAGGGCGCGCCGGCCTTCGGTGTGTACGCAGCCACCAAGGCGGCACTGCGCTCGTTTGCTCGTACGTGGGCCAGCGACCTCAAGGGCCGCGACATCCGCGTCAACGTCGTCGCCCCGGGCACCATCGTCACCCCGGGATATTCGACCGAGCTGGGCATGAGCGAACAGCAGATCGCCGACTACGCGGCCTACGTCGAGAGCATCACCCCGCTGGGCCGCACCGGCCAGCCGGATGAAATCGCCAAGGCCGTCTCGTTCCTGGCCTCGGACGACGCAAGCTACATCACCGGCATCGAGCTCTTTGTCGATGGTGGCCAGGCGCAGATCTGA
- the aqpZ gene encoding aquaporin Z — MAKRLWAEFFGTFWLVFGGCGSAVIAAAFPDLGIGFAGVALAFGLTVLTMAYAVGHISGGHFNPAVTLGCLVGGRIAARDVIPYMVTQVIGGIAAGGVLYLIASGKPGFDVTAGFATNGFGEHSPGGYSVVAAAVAEFVLTAFFLIVILGSTCKLAATGFAPLTIGLALTLIHLISIPITNTSVNPARSTAVAVYQGGWALGQLWFFWVMPLLGGAVGGLIHRALLDVKPERC, encoded by the coding sequence ATGGCAAAGCGCTTGTGGGCCGAATTCTTCGGCACGTTCTGGCTCGTGTTCGGTGGCTGCGGCAGTGCTGTCATTGCCGCAGCGTTTCCCGATCTGGGCATCGGCTTCGCAGGCGTCGCGCTCGCCTTCGGCCTGACGGTGCTCACGATGGCTTACGCCGTGGGCCACATCTCCGGCGGCCACTTCAACCCGGCCGTGACACTCGGCTGCCTGGTCGGTGGCCGGATCGCGGCGCGCGACGTGATTCCGTACATGGTCACCCAGGTGATCGGGGGCATCGCAGCCGGCGGCGTGCTTTACCTCATCGCCAGCGGCAAGCCGGGCTTCGACGTCACCGCCGGCTTCGCCACCAATGGCTTCGGCGAACACTCGCCGGGCGGCTATTCGGTGGTGGCCGCGGCCGTGGCGGAATTCGTTCTGACGGCCTTCTTCCTGATCGTGATCCTCGGCAGCACCTGCAAGCTGGCGGCCACGGGTTTTGCACCGCTGACGATCGGCCTGGCGCTCACGCTGATCCACCTCATTTCGATCCCCATCACCAACACCTCGGTGAATCCGGCACGCAGTACGGCGGTCGCGGTTTACCAGGGTGGCTGGGCGCTTGGCCAGCTGTGGTTCTTCTGGGTGATGCCGTTGCTTGGCGGCGCGGTGGGAGGACTGATCCATCGGGCGTTGCTGGATGTGAAGCCGGAGCGTTGCTAG
- a CDS encoding DsbA family oxidoreductase, whose product MSQKMKIDFVSDIACPWCAIGLSGLERALENLQGVVDPEITFHPFELNPQMVAGGENMVEHIVAKYRIPADQARTNRENIKARAAGVGFTMNTSDASRIYNTFDAHRLLAWAGEKGKQHALKRQLLALNFTEQTDPGNHDALVDSAVKVGLDATEARAVLDSDRYAAEVRRDEALWQSRGITGVPAVIVNDKYLISGGQPPEEFERQLRKIAQEG is encoded by the coding sequence ATGTCCCAGAAAATGAAGATCGACTTCGTCTCCGACATTGCCTGCCCCTGGTGCGCCATCGGCCTCAGTGGCCTCGAGCGCGCCCTCGAAAACCTCCAGGGCGTCGTCGATCCGGAGATCACCTTCCATCCGTTCGAGCTGAACCCGCAGATGGTCGCGGGCGGCGAGAACATGGTGGAGCACATCGTCGCCAAGTACCGCATCCCGGCGGACCAGGCGCGGACCAACCGCGAGAACATCAAGGCGCGCGCGGCGGGCGTCGGCTTCACCATGAACACCTCTGATGCGAGCCGCATCTACAACACCTTCGATGCGCATCGCCTGCTTGCGTGGGCCGGTGAGAAAGGCAAGCAGCACGCACTGAAGCGCCAGCTGCTCGCCCTCAACTTCACCGAGCAGACCGACCCGGGCAACCACGACGCGCTGGTGGATTCGGCGGTGAAGGTCGGGCTGGATGCCACGGAAGCCCGCGCGGTGCTCGACTCGGATCGTTACGCCGCCGAGGTGCGCCGCGATGAAGCGCTGTGGCAGAGCCGCGGCATCACCGGCGTGCCGGCGGTGATCGTCAATGACAAGTACCTGATCTCGGGCGGCCAGCCGCCGGAAGAGTTCGAACGGCAGCTGCGCAAGATCGCGCAGGAGGGCTAA
- a CDS encoding DUF2252 family protein gives MPRSSTSPSRSTAPADRVPVLTGLRQLKMARSAHAFVRGNTRQFYTWLEQAGRSLPQGPTLWICGDCHVSNIGPVADREGEIDIQVRDLDQAVLGNPAHDIVRLAVSLATAARGSDLPGVVTTRMVEELIEGYERAMGGGRKILRIVERPDSMRVVMKAAMKRRWKHLARERMNGTHPIIPEGRRFWPVTAAEEAELHALTASEGMRQLVTRMIHRDDAAALELVDAKYWVKGCSSLGRLRYALLVRVLTPGQRDELCLVDVKEAIAAAAPSTAPGDMPADNAERVREGAVHLAPNLGERMLTGRIGGRTVFVRELRPQDLKIDLEQLDERQAMEVARYLGNVVGRGHARQLTWKLRKAWLAELSRNRPQSIAAPSWLWRSVVELVAAHEAAYLEHCRKFAHHIGPDD, from the coding sequence GTGCCCCGTTCGTCAACGTCTCCCTCCCGTTCCACGGCTCCGGCCGATCGTGTTCCCGTGCTCACCGGACTGCGCCAGCTGAAGATGGCGCGCTCCGCCCACGCCTTCGTGCGTGGCAATACGAGGCAGTTCTATACGTGGCTGGAGCAGGCCGGCCGCAGCTTGCCGCAAGGGCCTACGCTGTGGATCTGCGGTGATTGCCACGTCAGCAACATCGGCCCCGTGGCGGATCGCGAGGGTGAAATCGATATCCAGGTGCGCGACCTGGACCAGGCCGTGCTGGGCAACCCGGCGCATGACATCGTCCGCCTCGCGGTGTCGCTGGCGACTGCCGCCCGCGGGTCGGACCTGCCGGGCGTCGTCACCACGCGGATGGTGGAAGAACTGATCGAAGGGTATGAGCGCGCGATGGGTGGCGGTCGCAAGATCTTGCGCATCGTCGAGCGCCCGGACTCGATGCGCGTCGTGATGAAGGCCGCGATGAAGCGTCGCTGGAAACACCTCGCCCGCGAACGCATGAACGGCACGCATCCGATCATCCCTGAAGGCCGGCGCTTCTGGCCGGTGACGGCGGCCGAGGAAGCGGAGCTTCACGCGCTCACCGCTAGCGAGGGGATGCGCCAGCTGGTCACGCGGATGATCCACCGCGACGACGCCGCAGCCCTGGAACTCGTGGACGCCAAATACTGGGTGAAGGGCTGCAGTTCGCTCGGCCGGTTGCGCTACGCGCTGCTGGTACGGGTATTGACGCCCGGGCAGCGCGACGAGCTGTGCCTGGTGGACGTCAAGGAAGCCATTGCGGCCGCTGCACCGAGCACCGCGCCCGGCGACATGCCGGCCGACAACGCGGAGCGGGTGCGGGAAGGCGCCGTGCACCTGGCGCCGAACCTCGGCGAGCGCATGTTGACCGGGCGCATCGGCGGCAGGACGGTGTTCGTTCGTGAATTGCGGCCGCAGGACCTGAAGATCGACCTGGAGCAGCTCGATGAGCGCCAGGCCATGGAGGTGGCGCGCTACCTGGGTAACGTCGTCGGCCGCGGCCATGCGCGCCAGCTGACGTGGAAGTTACGCAAGGCGTGGCTGGCGGAGCTGTCGCGCAATCGCCCGCAGAGCATCGCCGCGCCGAGCTGGTTGTGGCGCAGCGTGGTCGAACTGGTCGCAGCGCATGAGGCAGCGTACCTGGAGCATTGCCGGAAGTTCGCGCACCACATCGGCCCGGACGACTGA
- a CDS encoding DUF3313 domain-containing protein — MRQYPVVLSALLVFSSSPLFAQQQPAHSGFLESYPAMQPDTKRPGAFIYVAPGATLKGYHKVALAPILVWYAKDSPYQGINPEDLAGVTKNFRAALVKNLEPKYPVVDATGPDVLQLRIAITQVYAEKKKRGILGYTPVGFVVGAAKDMATAGPNVNLNSATIEAELLDPSGKQIAVSMDPLVIDADKREKLTFAQIADILDAAGKRIRARMDADNPP; from the coding sequence ATGCGCCAGTACCCAGTCGTCCTTTCCGCGCTGCTCGTGTTTTCGTCATCACCGCTGTTTGCGCAGCAACAGCCGGCGCACAGCGGGTTCCTTGAGTCGTACCCGGCCATGCAGCCTGACACGAAGCGGCCCGGTGCCTTCATCTACGTGGCCCCGGGTGCCACGCTGAAGGGCTACCACAAGGTGGCGCTGGCGCCGATCCTGGTCTGGTACGCGAAGGACTCCCCGTACCAGGGCATCAACCCCGAGGACCTGGCGGGCGTGACGAAGAACTTCCGCGCGGCCCTGGTGAAGAACCTGGAACCGAAGTACCCGGTGGTGGATGCGACCGGACCGGACGTGCTCCAGCTGCGTATCGCGATTACCCAGGTGTACGCGGAGAAGAAGAAGCGCGGCATCCTCGGTTACACGCCGGTTGGCTTCGTGGTCGGCGCGGCGAAGGACATGGCCACGGCCGGCCCCAACGTCAACCTCAATTCGGCGACGATCGAAGCGGAACTGCTGGACCCGTCCGGCAAGCAGATCGCCGTCTCCATGGATCCGCTGGTGATCGACGCCGACAAGCGCGAGAAGCTGACGTTCGCGCAGATCGCCGACATCCTCGATGCGGCCGGCAAGCGCATCCGCGCGCGGATGGATGCCGACAATCCGCCGTGA
- a CDS encoding phosphocholine-specific phospholipase C, protein MTSQDRRHFLKLSMGAAGAAFTATVLPPSIQKALAVPAARRTGTLKDIEHVVILMQENRSFDHYFGSLRGVRGFGDPRALQLATGKSVWHQPVTAGSDDYVLPFRPQADNLGLQFLEDLPHGWNDTQAAFNAGKYDQWVPSKGTTTMAYLTRQDIPFHYALADAFTVCDAYHCSILSSTDPNRYYMWTGYVGNDGQGGGPVLSNAEEGYGWTTYPERLEAAGVSWKIYQDMGQGLDAAGGWGWTPNPYIGNYGDNSLLYFNQYRNAQPGSPLYDKARTGTNTLNGQSLFEILQADVAADRLPKVSWIAAPEAYTEHPSWPANYGAWYVDRVLDALTSNPEVWSKTALFITYDENDGFFDHMLPAYPPASRDRGLSTVSTDGEIYPGGNGFNAGVYGLGVRVPMLVVSPWSKGGWVCSETYDHTSIIRFLEQRFGVAEPNISAWRRAICGDLTRAFDFDGHDGRVPSLPPTAAYEPDRGDHADLHPTPPGVQQLPVQERGQRPARALPYALEVTGSVDRAHGRYVLAFANTGKAGACFHVSSSLRGDGPWTYTVEAGKSLSDYWTSSNSGDAYDLSVSGPNGFLRQFSGKQPDAAADRRRLALPEVTLTEGRRPGELRLVVSNDGGRPCAITVEANDYLHEPPRRFWLQAGERIESHWDIGGCDHWYDLTATCDTDELFLRRFAGHRETGRASVSDPALGGGHS, encoded by the coding sequence ATGACCTCCCAGGATCGGCGGCACTTCCTTAAGCTTTCCATGGGCGCCGCAGGAGCGGCCTTTACGGCAACCGTCTTGCCGCCTTCCATCCAGAAGGCGCTCGCCGTGCCCGCCGCCCGGCGGACGGGGACGCTCAAGGACATCGAGCACGTGGTGATCCTGATGCAGGAGAACCGCTCATTCGACCATTATTTTGGCAGCCTGCGCGGTGTGCGCGGGTTCGGCGATCCGCGCGCGCTACAGCTCGCCACCGGCAAGTCCGTATGGCACCAGCCGGTGACCGCGGGTAGCGATGACTACGTGCTGCCGTTCCGTCCGCAGGCCGACAACCTCGGCCTGCAGTTCCTCGAAGACCTGCCGCATGGCTGGAACGACACCCAGGCGGCTTTCAACGCGGGCAAATACGACCAGTGGGTGCCGTCGAAGGGCACGACCACGATGGCTTACCTGACCCGGCAGGACATCCCGTTCCATTACGCGCTGGCCGATGCATTCACCGTCTGCGATGCATACCACTGCTCCATCCTCTCCTCGACGGATCCGAACCGCTATTACATGTGGACCGGCTACGTGGGTAACGACGGGCAGGGCGGTGGCCCCGTGCTGTCGAATGCCGAAGAGGGCTACGGCTGGACGACGTACCCGGAGCGCCTAGAAGCGGCCGGCGTGTCGTGGAAGATCTACCAGGATATGGGGCAGGGGCTGGACGCCGCCGGTGGTTGGGGTTGGACGCCCAATCCATACATCGGCAACTACGGCGACAATTCGCTGCTGTACTTCAACCAGTACCGCAATGCGCAGCCGGGATCCCCGCTTTACGACAAGGCACGCACGGGCACCAACACGCTCAACGGCCAGTCGCTGTTTGAGATCCTGCAAGCCGACGTCGCCGCGGATCGTCTTCCGAAGGTGTCGTGGATCGCCGCACCGGAAGCCTATACCGAACACCCGAGCTGGCCGGCGAACTACGGCGCCTGGTACGTGGACCGCGTGCTCGATGCGCTCACCTCGAACCCCGAGGTGTGGAGCAAGACGGCGCTGTTCATCACCTACGACGAAAACGACGGCTTCTTCGATCACATGCTGCCGGCCTATCCGCCTGCCTCGCGTGATCGTGGCCTCTCCACCGTCAGCACCGACGGCGAGATCTATCCCGGCGGTAATGGCTTCAACGCCGGTGTGTATGGGCTCGGCGTGCGCGTGCCCATGCTGGTGGTGTCGCCGTGGAGCAAGGGCGGCTGGGTCTGCTCCGAAACGTACGACCACACCTCGATCATCCGCTTCCTCGAGCAGCGCTTTGGCGTCGCCGAACCGAATATCTCCGCATGGCGCCGCGCTATCTGCGGCGACCTGACCCGCGCGTTCGACTTCGACGGCCACGATGGCCGCGTGCCGTCGCTGCCGCCGACCGCCGCGTACGAGCCGGACCGCGGCGATCACGCGGACCTGCATCCCACGCCGCCGGGCGTGCAGCAGCTGCCCGTGCAGGAGCGTGGCCAGCGCCCGGCACGCGCACTGCCGTATGCGCTGGAAGTCACCGGCAGCGTCGACCGCGCGCATGGCCGCTACGTGCTCGCCTTCGCCAATACGGGCAAGGCCGGCGCGTGCTTCCACGTGTCCTCGTCGCTGCGCGGCGACGGCCCGTGGACGTATACGGTGGAAGCGGGCAAGTCGCTGTCCGACTACTGGACGAGCAGCAACAGCGGTGATGCCTACGACCTCAGCGTCAGCGGCCCCAATGGCTTCCTCCGCCAGTTCAGCGGCAAGCAGCCGGATGCGGCCGCCGATCGCCGCCGGCTCGCCCTCCCCGAAGTGACGCTGACCGAGGGCCGTCGCCCCGGTGAGCTGCGGCTGGTGGTCAGCAACGACGGCGGCCGCCCCTGCGCGATCACCGTGGAAGCCAACGACTACCTGCATGAGCCGCCGCGGCGCTTCTGGCTGCAGGCGGGTGAACGCATCGAGAGCCATTGGGATATCGGCGGTTGCGACCACTGGTACGACCTGACCGCGACGTGCGACACCGATGAACTGTTCCTCCGTCGCTTTGCGGGACACCGTGAAACCGGCCGCGCATCGGTCTCTGATCCCGCCCTCGGCGGTGGGCATTCCTAA
- a CDS encoding PQQ-dependent sugar dehydrogenase, with amino-acid sequence MRLWMGRAAVLALGAALPLVSAAQTQSVAALPDMTLATPHRFERVAYDLRVPWELAFLPDGTLIFTERDGHVRLLGPGHDATPALRTAVALGNKMGMLGLALDPDFASNHYVYVAYDHVAGDNPSNEGERRFQLRVARYTLEGNQLVQPKTLIDGIPAATNHTGCRLVFGPDGKLYITTGDADEPPKSQQLDQLNGKILRLERDGSIPADNPFVHTPGARGEIWSYGHRNPQGLAFDARTGTLFESEHGPNGGDEINIVERGANYGWPVIDHAAAHDGMRSPLLEFSPSIAPGKAILYDGKAFPELRGKVIVALLRGEGLLVLDRDGNRLSHPRRLFFQGFGRIRAVTQSPEGYLYFSTSQYDPAEGQPRQDDDLIVRVVPSAAPTVYPGITPRSPTAKAAPLSPTQHAIATHCAACHGPDLRGGSAPDLVTRHFQFVTDPESLKALMVHGLPDRGMPPNPAITADEQALIAVYLAGVRAQH; translated from the coding sequence ATGAGGCTTTGGATGGGGCGTGCGGCCGTGCTGGCCCTGGGTGCGGCGCTGCCGCTGGTGTCGGCGGCGCAGACGCAGTCCGTCGCGGCGTTGCCGGACATGACGCTGGCCACGCCGCATCGCTTCGAGCGCGTGGCGTATGACCTTCGCGTGCCCTGGGAACTCGCCTTCCTTCCTGACGGGACGCTTATCTTCACCGAGCGTGACGGGCATGTGCGGCTGCTCGGTCCGGGCCATGACGCCACCCCGGCGCTGCGCACCGCCGTGGCCCTGGGCAACAAGATGGGCATGCTCGGGCTGGCCCTCGACCCGGACTTCGCCAGCAACCATTACGTTTACGTCGCCTACGACCACGTCGCCGGCGACAACCCATCCAACGAAGGCGAGCGCCGGTTTCAGTTGCGCGTCGCCCGTTATACGCTCGAAGGCAACCAGCTGGTCCAGCCAAAGACGCTGATCGACGGCATCCCGGCCGCGACCAACCACACCGGTTGCCGGCTGGTGTTCGGGCCCGATGGCAAGCTCTACATCACCACCGGCGATGCGGACGAGCCGCCGAAGAGCCAGCAGCTCGACCAGCTCAACGGCAAGATCCTCCGGCTGGAACGCGACGGGTCGATCCCGGCGGATAACCCCTTCGTGCACACGCCCGGCGCTCGCGGGGAGATCTGGAGCTACGGCCACCGCAACCCCCAGGGCCTCGCATTCGACGCGCGCACGGGCACGCTCTTCGAGAGCGAACACGGCCCCAATGGCGGTGACGAGATCAACATCGTCGAGCGCGGCGCGAACTACGGCTGGCCGGTGATCGACCATGCCGCTGCGCATGACGGCATGCGCTCACCGTTGCTGGAATTCTCGCCCTCCATCGCACCGGGCAAGGCGATCCTCTATGACGGCAAGGCATTTCCGGAACTGCGCGGCAAGGTCATCGTGGCGTTGTTGCGTGGCGAGGGCCTACTCGTGCTCGACCGTGACGGCAACCGGCTGTCCCATCCGCGCCGCCTGTTCTTCCAGGGCTTCGGCCGTATTCGCGCGGTGACCCAGAGCCCCGAGGGCTACCTGTACTTCAGCACCTCGCAGTACGACCCGGCCGAGGGCCAGCCGCGCCAGGATGACGACCTGATCGTCCGCGTCGTGCCATCGGCCGCGCCGACGGTGTATCCCGGGATCACGCCGCGCTCCCCCACCGCGAAAGCAGCGCCGCTGTCGCCGACCCAGCACGCCATCGCCACGCACTGTGCCGCGTGCCATGGGCCCGACCTGCGTGGCGGCTCGGCGCCCGACCTGGTGACGCGCCACTTCCAGTTTGTGACAGACCCCGAGTCGCTCAAGGCATTGATGGTGCATGGCCTGCCGGACCGCGGCATGCCGCCCAACCCGGCCATCACCGCCGACGAGCAGGCCCTCATCGCCGTCTACCTGGCCGGGGTACGTGCGCAGCACTGA
- a CDS encoding efflux RND transporter periplasmic adaptor subunit has protein sequence MSRQASRTWVAVLAGIVVIGGIWWVAKGPGGGKSQADQTVPVVAATVRQGGFVVYRSQPGTVTPSNSVLVRSQVDGVLKRVDFTGGQLVKQGDLLAEVDPRPLQAQAQQAGGDLARSQAQLANAQEVLKHYNALLAQDSISRQRVADQEALVRQYQAEVKAGQGRADTAQLQLSSGRITSPIAGMVSLRRVDPGNLVGPGDARGIAVVTQSQPSKVVFSVPVNVVPRVLERMHAGTCIPVQAVGDGPDDILATGHLLAANNQVDPATGTVKFEAEFANADNSLLPNQFVTAKLPVQVLAQAVLVPSAAIQQGAQGPFVYVVKDDKTAAVVPVKVGASDATTTVVTSGVTPGAHVVVEGADRLRSGTAVNATMAPEPPAAAVDSAACRDGNAGATPQAPNARP, from the coding sequence ATGAGTCGGCAAGCATCGCGTACCTGGGTGGCGGTGCTTGCAGGCATCGTTGTGATCGGTGGCATCTGGTGGGTGGCCAAAGGCCCCGGCGGCGGCAAGTCGCAGGCGGACCAGACGGTGCCGGTCGTGGCCGCCACCGTACGCCAGGGTGGCTTCGTGGTGTACCGCTCGCAGCCGGGCACGGTCACGCCCTCCAATAGCGTGCTCGTGCGCAGCCAGGTCGATGGCGTGCTCAAGCGCGTGGACTTCACCGGCGGCCAGCTGGTGAAGCAGGGCGACCTGCTGGCGGAAGTGGATCCGCGCCCGTTGCAGGCCCAGGCCCAGCAGGCCGGCGGCGACCTGGCCCGCAGCCAGGCCCAGCTGGCCAACGCGCAGGAAGTGCTGAAGCACTACAACGCGCTGCTCGCCCAGGATTCGATCTCGCGCCAGCGCGTGGCTGACCAGGAAGCACTGGTGCGCCAGTACCAGGCCGAAGTGAAGGCCGGGCAGGGCCGTGCCGATACCGCCCAGCTGCAGCTTTCCAGCGGTCGCATCACCTCGCCCATTGCGGGCATGGTGAGCCTGCGCCGCGTGGATCCGGGCAACCTGGTGGGCCCGGGCGATGCCCGCGGTATCGCCGTGGTGACCCAGTCGCAGCCGAGCAAGGTGGTGTTCTCCGTGCCGGTGAACGTGGTGCCGAGGGTGCTCGAGCGCATGCATGCCGGTACGTGCATCCCGGTACAGGCGGTGGGCGATGGTCCGGATGACATCCTGGCGACCGGCCACCTGCTGGCAGCGAACAACCAGGTCGACCCGGCCACCGGCACGGTGAAGTTCGAAGCAGAATTCGCTAATGCCGATAACTCGTTGCTTCCCAATCAGTTTGTGACGGCGAAACTGCCGGTGCAGGTGCTCGCCCAGGCGGTGCTCGTGCCTTCTGCAGCCATCCAGCAGGGTGCGCAGGGGCCGTTCGTCTACGTGGTGAAGGACGACAAGACCGCGGCCGTGGTGCCGGTGAAGGTCGGCGCCTCCGATGCCACGACCACGGTGGTGACCTCGGGCGTGACCCCGGGCGCCCACGTGGTGGTCGAAGGGGCGGATCGCCTGCGTTCGGGTACCGCGGTGAACGCCACGATGGCGCCGGAGCCGCCCGCCGCGGCCGTGGATTCCGCCGCATGCCGCGATGGCAATGCGGGCGCCACGCCACAGGCACCGAACGCGCGCCCGTGA